AACGTCGGTCAGGCCGAGGAGGGCGTTGCCGTGCAGCACCTTGTCGTCGACGAAAGAGAAGGGCAGTTTCGGATCGAGGGAGACCAACCACAGGGACAGCTTGCACATCTCGACGGCCATGCCGTTGATGTCGGCGCCGTACAGGCAAGTTGCTACGACGCTCCTTATGGCGTGGACGTGTAGGTCGTGTGGTGTCCTTCCGTACGCTACGCCTTCGCGCTGCCAGGCTTCGACGAGGCGGTCGGCGAGGTAGCGGGCGGCGGCGACGAGGAAGGCGCCTGATCCGCAGGCGATGTCGGCGATGCGCAGGTCGAGGATTTGGTCGGAGTCGAGCGGCCGCCATGCATCCTGGTTCGCGGTCTGGTGCGGTCCGGGTGCGTAAACGAGGGGTTCGAGTGCGTACCGGACGACTTCCTCGGCTAGCGAGCGCGGTGTGTAGTGCGCGCCCGCAGAGGCCCGCGAGGGGGTCTCCACCGTCAGGACGCCGCCGGGTTCGACGACGAGGGGGCGACCTCGCAGGTCGCGGCGGATGATGCCGATGAATGGGCGTAGCCGTTCGCGGAGTTCGGGGTCGTCGGTGACGTCGCGCAGAGCGATCTCGGTGTCGTCGAGGGTCTCGCTCGCCTTCAGCGCCTTGGTGAGGGCGGCCTTGCTGGACGGCTTTGCCGCCGGCTGGTTCTGCTTGATCCAGGCGAGGATCGCATCGGCCAGCGCGGCCTCGGTGCGCTTGGCTTCGGCGAGTTCTTCGAGGGTGGCGAGGGGGATCTCGGGTTCTGAGCCAGCGCTGCCGGCAAGGCCGACGACGATCTCTTCGGCGGGTTCGCAGGAGTAGCCGAGGAGCCCCTCGTAGATGTAGCCGATCTGTTCGACGTCGATATCGCGGAAGGAGATCCGGCGGGCCCCGCCAGGCAGTTGGGCGATCTGGACAGCGCGCAGGACTTCGAGCATGACGCGGTCGCTGACCGTGATGGCCAGGGTGTCCTGGGAGTCGCAGACAGTGAGGAAGGGGAAGCGGGCGGGGTCGAAGAGGGATCCGCCGTACTCGGGCAGACGCAGGTCTTCGAAGGACGCACCTCGGTAGAGGGCCTGAGAGGTGGCCAACAGACGGTGCCAGGTCAGGAAGGTGGCGTCGATGGCCTGTTCACCCTCCTCCTTCTCCCGGGCATCGAGGGCATCGAGCTCGTCGCTGATGCCGTAGCCCATCGCGAAGAGGCGGCTTTGCGGCAGCAGTCCGCGCTCTTCGGCGAAGAGAAGGAAAACGACGCGCATCATGACGGTGACGGCGCCTTCATAGACTTCACCGCGCTCGGCGGGCAGTGGATCGGCCTCGCCGCGTCGCTGCGCGTCCAAGGCGCCCTCGGACAGAGCTTGGACGATGAGTTCCACGGCGCGGCGAACCTGGGTACCGAGAGCTTCGGTGATTTTCTCGGCAGCGGTGACGGATTCCCGGAATAGTTCGGTCAGCCGATCCTGCGGCTTGCCGCCGATCAGGCGGCGGCGCTGAAGGAGTTCAATGAAGGCGTTGCGGGTCTCGGGCTCTTCGATCCAGGTCTGGGCGTCGACGATGCCGGAGGCGACCATTGTCTGCGAGCGGGCACTGACGATCGCCCACCAGCGGCCGTCGGTGACGACGCCGATGGGGACCTCGGAGGCGCGCAGCAGCTCTTCCATACGGTCGATGGGGCTGGCCAACCAGCCGTCGGTGAGGGGGTCGCGCAGGGAGTCCGCAGGGTCGGTGACGAGGACGAGCGCCCCTGTGGTGTCGCCGTGGATGAGTGCGCCATTGGCGCGCACGGTGACGGTGTAGTCGGGCGAGAGGACCTCGGCCGTGGTCGGGCCGGGAACGGTATAGGAGGTACCCCAGCGCAGTCCCTGGCGCAGGACGAGGTCGACCCAGGTGTCGCGGGCTTCGCGGTAGAAGTTGAGGGCGGCTTCGTCGTCGCGGTGCTCGTCCCAGTTCGCCCACGCCTTCTCGAAGGCGGGCTTGGCGTCCTTGATGGCGTAAAGCGCTCGGCCGTCGGGCTGAGGGATGCCCTCAGTCCAGACGCGTTCCAGGGCGGGGATGGCGACAAATGGGCCGTCTGCGTCGACGAGTTCGAGCCAGGCTCGATGCAGGTCGGCGGTGGTCGGCGCGTGCATGCGGCTCATGCCTTAACCATTCCGTTCTTCGCGTCTTCGGGGGTCAGGGCGAACACGACCGCGGCGGCCGACACGTAGGGCCTGATGTCGCTGTAGCGCTCCCGGATGGACGCGATCTCGCGCTCTTCCTCGTCGCCCAGGCTCTCCAGGCGTTCGTTCATGTGGTGCAGGTCGCGGCGGCGCTGCTTCTGCTGGTCGTCGGTGAACAGCAGCTCCTCCTCGGCGCGGATGGCCTGCTCCAGACGGTCACGAGACTCACGCAGGTTGATCCGGAACGCGCCGAAGATCTCACGGGCACGTGCGATGTCGGAGTCCCGTCGCTGGGTGAGCGCCTCCGTGACCTTCTCCTGCCGGCTGGCGCTTTTGCGTTCCATCGCGGTCAGCAGGCGGCTGCGCAACCGCGCGCCGTCGTCGTTCCACTGCTCGGCAAGGTGGGCCCGTACCTCCTCGTCCGCGAGGAGCAGCTTCTCGGAGTCGAGCGTTTCATCGAGTACCTGCTCGACCTTGGACTCCGCGAGTGCCTGGCCGCGTAGACGGACACCGGTGAGGAAGACCTCTTCATGGAGTCGTAGCCCGCCGCGCCCGACCAGGACGAGCCGCGAGACGGCCGCGACACACGACTGGGGGAGGTCGGGGGTGATGACGGCGGTGACGCGGTGGACCGGGGAGTCCGTGCTGAACAGCGCGGAGCGCAGGGTGCGGGTGGCCCGCTGCATGAGGGCGTGCCCGAGGTGAATGTGGACAAGGTCGGTGCGCTGTTGTGCTGCTTGGTCGTCGAAGGTGATAGGACGCAGCACGCCCGGTTCAAGTCGGGTGTCCAGGCCGCGCAGTGCCCACTGCCAGGTACGGCCGAGGTTGGGGATTTCGAAGACCTGCGCCTCGGTGTGGTCGTCGCCGATCTCGATGAGCGGGGGCTGGGAGGTGAGGGCGAGTGCGGTATCTACTACCCGGCGCGCATTGGCGGGTGTGAGGTGCATGGCGGCTTTGGACTCGCCGTACGTGGCTGACAGCTGGGTCAGCTTGCGGTTCAGCTCGATACCGCCGGCCAGCACCCGCGTGATTACCTCGTTGCCGTCGTCCGGCGCCGTCAGCCGTGGCTTACGTGTCGTACGGGTGGGGCTGAAGTGCTCCTGCACCTCTGCGTCGATGACTTGGTTGACCTTGCCGAGGTCCTCGGTGGCTTGTCCGACCTTCGTGGCGATGATCCCCATGAACTTCATGTCCGCTTCGTACGTCGTGGAGCTGGAGACGGGCACGAAGTGGAAGATTTCAGGGTTCTGCGTCTGCCCGTACCGGTCGATTCGGCCGATGCGCTGTTCCAGGCGGGACGGGTTGAAGGGGATGTCGAAGTTCACCAGGCGGTGGCAGTGGGTCTGCAGGTCGATGCCCTCGCCTGCGGAGTCGGTGGCAAGTAGGACGCGTACCGGGTGCTTGTCGGGGCTTTCGGTGAACCGGGCGCGGATCTTCTCCCGCTCCTCGGTAGGGGTTGAGCCCTGGATGACTTCCAGTACGTCGTTGTAGCCGCGCTGCCGGAGGATGCCGGCGATCCAGTCGAGGGTGGCCGCGTACTCGGTGAATACCACGACGCGTTCGTTGGTCCAGTGGCGGCCGTCGGGGCGGCAGACGGCGCTCAGGAAGGAAAGCAGTTTCTCCAGCCGGGAGTCTGGCTTGTGCTCATAGCCGCGCCCCCACTCGATGAGTGAGGCGATCTCGCTGCGTGTGGCCGCGACCAGGGGGTCTGACGCTTTCGAGTGGCGTAGCGCGGTGAACTCGGGGTGCTCGGCTGAGCCTTCCTCCTCGTCCGACTGGCCGCTGCCCAGAACCTCCGTGTAGTACTCGTCCTCGTCGTCCATCTGCAGCTGGCGGTCGCCGCCGTCCGCACCCTCGTACAGCTCAAGCGTGCGGGCGAAGGACCAGGGGCTGGACAGGAAGCGCTTCTTCAGCAGCATCGCGACGATGTCGCCGCCCGATCCCTTCCCGTTTGCCCGGGTGCTTTCTGTCAGCAGTCGTTCCAGACGCTCGAACTGTCGCTGCTCTTCTTCCGACGGCGTGAACGGAAGGGTTCCGAGCTTCCGCGCCTTGAACCCCTTCTCCGGGAGATCGCTCTTCAGCCACCGCACCATCACCTCCCTCAGCGCCTTCTCGTCGATGCTTGCGCCGCGGGTGAACCGTCGCCCGTCGATCATTTCCAGGAGGGCGGTGAACGACTCCGAGTAGCCGTTGTGCGGCGTGGCGCTCAGAAACAGCCGGTGCTCGCACGCCTCCGCCAGCTTCTTTGTGGCCGTCGTCCGATGGCTGTCCACTGCGTATCCGCGCTGGCCCGGCGCCGTCGTTGGGCTGGCCGGTGCCACATGGTGCGCCTCGTCGACTACCAACGCGTCGAATGCGTACCGCCGAGCCGTTCCTGAGCTACGCACGTCGGCCAGCACGTCGCGCAGCAGACGCTGCGCTCTCAGCGACGGCAGCCACGCCATGCTCACGATCACACGTGGGAAGAGTCGGAAGGGGTTGGCGTTCAGGCCATGGCTGCGGCGTACCTTCGCCATCAGCTCGCTGTTGACGATGACGAAGTCGAGGCCGAACTTCTCGCGCATCTCGTCCTGCCACTTCAGCGAGAGGCTCGGAGGGCAGACGATGATCACGGATCGGGCGCGGTGGCGCAGCAGTAGCTCCTGCACGACCAGACCGGCCTCGATGGTCTTGCCCAGGCCGACGTCGTCGGCGAGGAGCAGGTTCGTACGCGATGACTGCAGAGCTCGGCGCAATGGCTCCAGCTGGTACGCCTCTACATTCGCGCCGCTGCGGAAGGGAGCTTGGTAAGAGTCCGCGTCCGCCGACGTGACCGCGCCCCAGCGGACCGCGTCCACGAACGCGGCGAGCGTGTTCGGGTCGTCGAATGCTTCGGCGCGCACGGTCTCGGGAAGGCCCTGGTTCGGGGCGACGGTGTGCCCGATCTCCAGCTCCCAGACCACGGTCAGCTCTTGGCCGAGCCGGTCCTCGTCGAGCGACTGGAGGCTGACGACATGGGTTAGGCCCGGCACGCCCTCGTCGGCAGGGCTGCGCGGGAGACCTTGCTTGCGGATTGCAGACACAGCCCAGGTGGAGCCTCGGACCTTGACGACCTGACCCGGCTCTGGGAGTGGCGGAACGGCCGCTGCGCTCGGGGTAGTGCTCGCTGATCCCTGCGGATGCTCCGTAGCGGTCGCCACCTGGGCAGACTCCTTCACCGATGCCGTCATTGCCGGACTTAAGATCCCCGTTGCGCTTCGCGCCGCCACGAGGCACTGGAGGATCACGAAAGCACCAGTATCTACGACCTTGGGTGCGGCCTGCTTCAAGTCGCGCGAACCCGCTGACATCGCTGGTCAGCCGGGTACAGGAGTGCCCTCACAGACTGACCCGGGAGGCGTTGGCAGCCACGGGCTCCTGAGACCGGATTCCGCTCGATCTCGGGTCAATGGCGATGCGATCCTCCAGTTGAAGCTGGTGTCTCCGGCTGGAGAGCAGTACGGGTTCGACACCTGGGGATCGTCTGCCATGCGCCTTGAGAACTGGTCAGATGGCGGACTACTGTCCACGGGTGTCCAGCATCTCCGATCGCGTGAGAAGCCTGATCGAGCAGTCGGGCTTGAGCCTCTACGACTTCGCCGACCAGGCTGACCTCGACGCCGAGCAGTTCCGTGAGTGCCTCAGCGGCACAAGCCCCTTCTCAACTGTTGATCTCGCGGTCATTGCCGATGAATTCCACGTCTCCATGGACTGGCTGCTCACGGGAGCCGAGCCCCCACTGGCCGTGGCAGCGAGAACGACAACTGGAAAGGCGGCCGAGGCACTGGCAGCCGCTCGGGACTACGTTGCCCGACGCACCGACCTGGACAAGCTCGGCTATACGCAGCCCTGGCGGCCCGTCTCCCCGGCAGCGCCTGCTGGCAGTACCTACGCTGCCCAGGGAGAGGCGCTGGCGAAATCAGCTCGGAGGGCGGTGGAGCTGCAGGGACGATTGGCAGTCCCGGGCGGCCTGCCGGAACTGATCGAGGCGGTCTTCGGGGCCGATGTGGCTGTCGAGCCGCTGGGCGACGGTTTTGACGGCCTCGCTGCCACGGGCCAAGGTGCCAAGCTCATCCTCCTGACTACGACATCTAACCCGGCACGTCAGCGCTTCACTCTCGCGCACGAACTCGGGCACCTTCTCGCCGACGACGACCAGGACGTCCACCTCGATCGCGATATCTTCGAACGGGCCCAGAAGATGGACCCGAGCGAGCAGCGAGCCAACGCCTTCGCTTCCGTCTTCCTCTTGCCCGAGCAAACGCTGCGCGAAGCAGTCGGTGCAGTGAAATTGACCCGGGAAAGCTTTGCCGCGCTCTGCTGCGACTTCATGGTCAGCCCTGCGACCCTGGCCTACAGACTGCTCACGCTTCGTGTGATCGACACCGGCGCCTGCGACTACTACAAGCGCATGACCGTGCGCGAGGCCGCAGTCGTCGCTGACCGCGTGGAAGAACTCGACCGGCAAGTCGCGGCCTCGCAGGAGAAAAGGCTCCCCGGACTTCTTGTACGCGACACGCGCGCTGCCTACGAGGCCGGCAAGGCGACCTTGCGTCCGTACGCGTCGCTACTCGGCGTTGATGTCGACGAGCTCAGAGACCAGTTAGCGTCCGGACAGGACAACGGCGGTACAGCATGAGCGACTTCCTGTTCCCGGACAACACCGTCCTGTGCAACTTCGCCGCCGTTGAACGCCTCGATCTGCTTCGCGCGGTCCTGGCCGGCCGCGGCAAGTGGACCGCGGCTGTGTCGCGGGAGGCCCGCAAATCGGCCGAACAGCTGCCCGCTCTTCACGACCTGAGACAGCAGGGCTGGCTCGGCGAAGCAATCCGAGTAACGGCTCCGGATGACGTTGAGAACGTCGGGCACCTTCGCACAGCCGTGTTCGGCGGACAAGCCGACCGGTACCTGCAGCACCTCGGCGAGGCCGAGACCTGCCACATCATCCAACGCTGGCCCCAGTTCTCCGGTGCATGGTGGATATCGGACGATAAATCCGCTCTGGACTATGCGATTGGGCAGGGCATCATGACCGCGGAGACGCTAGACGTGATGCAGCTTGCCGTGAAAGCGGGATTCGTCGCGGCGGAGGACGGCTTTGCCCTAATGCAGAAGATGCGCCAGCTGAACCGCTATCCACGGCTTCCCCAGTCTGTCGCCGACCTCACCGTCCTCCCATGGTCGCTCGCTGAACTTTTACCTGGTCAGAGCGACGACGAAGCTACCGCGCACACCACGTAAAAACTACCTCCCCAGTCCGTAGGACGGCCCCTGCGCAAGGAGGCAGGCCCATGCGAAGCCCCACCAGCGAGAGTCACCGCGAACAATTGCCGAAGAAGAGGCTCACCATCGCCAGTCTGGATCGACGCTGAGTTCGTTCCGGTTGGTTGCTTCCTGCGCTATGCGTTGCCCTTTGGCCAGCAGGGCGTGCGCTGCCTGCCGGAGTTCCTCGGGGAGCCATGCCGTCAGGCTGTGGGCCCGGTCGTTGGCGATGATGTCGCCGGCGTTGGGTTCGCGGGCGAGCAACAGGCGGTACAGCCCCGTCGCCGGTTCGATAGGTGGCAGTCCGTGCTGGACGCCGTTGATTGAGGCTCTGGCTGGGATGGCGATGCCTTCGGCGTCGAGGTCGCCGTAGTAGACGATGCGGTGGATGCCAGGGAGCTCAGCGATGTTTTCTACGGATGCTTCGAAGGCTCTTCCGGAGCCGAAGGCGATGTATCCGATGGGGCCGGGGGCGGCCTTGAGCAGGTTGTGCAAGGTGGCGTAGGTGTCGCTGTTTTCCACTACGAGCATGGTGTCGCCGTCGCCGAGCCTGCGGTGGGCCAGCGGTGGCGGTTCGCGGTAGGTGGAGAGCTGTTCGAGGGTCAGTCTGCCGGGGGCGAAGAGTGCTCCGGTGATCAGGGTGTCGAGGCGCTTTTCGTGGCGGAAGATCTCGTGTGAGCGCTCGCGTAGGGGGAGGGGAGCGCGGCGGGCTGGTTGGTCGTGGGTATCCCGGAACCAGCGGTTGCAGGCGAGGAGGTCCTCGGTCTGGGACACGGTCAACCGGGCATCGTAGGCCCAGTTGAGCTCTGGCCGCCATGACGCATGCTGGCGTGGGGTGGCGGATTTCGCTGGCGGCGCGGTGGGGAGCCGGAGCTGTTCCGGAAGGGCTGGGCGGCCGGCGTCCCATTTGGTGGGGGAGGTGGGCAGGGCGATGATGCCGTGTTCGGCGATTTCGTACAGGAGTGTGGCGAGCGTGCTGCGTGCGTTCTCGCCGCTGGCGGCGCCCGGTAGAGCGTCGCGGAATGCCTCGATGAGGGTGGCTCGGCCGACCGTGACGCGGTCGGTGCGGGCCTGGAGCGCGGCGCTGAGTTGTGCTGCTGCGGGGGAGAGCGGCACTTGGAGTTGTCCCGTGGGGGAGGTCATTTAGCGTCGCCCTGCTTCCTGTACAGCCGGGCAGAGGTGAGGACACCGACGGGTTCGGGGACGTCTTGGTCTGGAGTGATACGGGGGGCGGGGATGAGAGCGTTGCGTACCTGTTCGTCGAGCCGGATGAGGGAGAGGCCGCTTCGGGCCTCGGCGTCGTTGCGGAGCTGGATGCGCATGGGGAACCGCGAGATGACGTCCTCGTCACTCAGTCCGGTGGTGTAGATCAGCTGGATTCCGAGGGCGGCGGCCATCTCCATCTGGATGTCGACGAGGTACCCGGCGTTGGCCCGGCCGATGGGGTTGTCGAGCAGGAGCAGTCCGCCGTTGCGGGTGCGGCTGCGAGGTCCGGGTGAAGTACGGAGTGCGGCGAGTGCGCAGTACAGGAGGATGGCCCCGGTCAGTTCCTGGCCACCGGAGAAGACGCGGCTCATTTCCTCGACGGGGACGCGGTCCAGGCGTTGGGAGGCGTTGGGCTTCATGACCTCGGCGGTGAATCCGCGGGGGACGGCTGCTACGAGGCAGCGCATGACGACGTCGATGCCCTTGAGCTTGCGAGTGCGTTGATTGCCGGCCAGTGCATCGACGGATTCGTGCATCTGGGCGGCTAGGGCAGTGAGATCCGGTTTCTTGTAGCGGATGTTGAGGAACTTCTGTCCGGACCAGGGAGCGTCCCCCTCAGGGAAGGCGGAGAAGCGACTGGCCTGGTCGAGGCGCTGCAAAAGGTCGGTGACGTGGCCGCTGAGTTGTGAGGCGAGGGCCTCGCGGGCCTTGGCCATGCCTTCGAGATCTGAGTTCAGGGCTGCGATGCGAGAGGCCAGTGCATCGGTCCAGGTGGCAGCCATTGCTGGGATGTGGCGGCTGTCCAGGGCGGAGATCTGCGTACGCAGCGGGATGTCGAGTCCTTCGAATCGGACATCGGCGGGTACTTCTTTGAGCCGGCTGACGCTTCCTTCCAGGCTTCGCTCTGTCTGGCGGGCTGCGTCCCGGCACGTGGTGTGTGCGGCTGTCACCTGTCGAGCGGCGAATGCGGCTGCTTCCGCAGTGCCGTCGTAGGGCTCCCGGTCCGGAGGAACGGTTAGGCCATGGACAGCGGTTTCCAGCACCGGGAGGATACGGTCGAATGCCGCAAGCT
This window of the Streptomyces sp. NBC_01275 genome carries:
- a CDS encoding DNA methyltransferase encodes the protein MSRMHAPTTADLHRAWLELVDADGPFVAIPALERVWTEGIPQPDGRALYAIKDAKPAFEKAWANWDEHRDDEAALNFYREARDTWVDLVLRQGLRWGTSYTVPGPTTAEVLSPDYTVTVRANGALIHGDTTGALVLVTDPADSLRDPLTDGWLASPIDRMEELLRASEVPIGVVTDGRWWAIVSARSQTMVASGIVDAQTWIEEPETRNAFIELLQRRRLIGGKPQDRLTELFRESVTAAEKITEALGTQVRRAVELIVQALSEGALDAQRRGEADPLPAERGEVYEGAVTVMMRVVFLLFAEERGLLPQSRLFAMGYGISDELDALDAREKEEGEQAIDATFLTWHRLLATSQALYRGASFEDLRLPEYGGSLFDPARFPFLTVCDSQDTLAITVSDRVMLEVLRAVQIAQLPGGARRISFRDIDVEQIGYIYEGLLGYSCEPAEEIVVGLAGSAGSEPEIPLATLEELAEAKRTEAALADAILAWIKQNQPAAKPSSKAALTKALKASETLDDTEIALRDVTDDPELRERLRPFIGIIRRDLRGRPLVVEPGGVLTVETPSRASAGAHYTPRSLAEEVVRYALEPLVYAPGPHQTANQDAWRPLDSDQILDLRIADIACGSGAFLVAAARYLADRLVEAWQREGVAYGRTPHDLHVHAIRSVVATCLYGADINGMAVEMCKLSLWLVSLDPKLPFSFVDDKVLHGNALLGLTDVRQLRDLHIHPDAVRDQISLFDIDIDGTLGRAARLRRQLATEVNDSDPQRSAATKRRQWREYQRITERLADVADAVIAAGLQWGGKPGKQMREAYENLRIAVELAYPVGGGEPNRTMLDGILEAGLTPTVPTDYVRWKPLHWILAVPDVMERGGFDAIVGNPPFLGEYKVPKAMGSNVRSWLVEALAFGRKGKADLVAYFFLRAMSLAKDRGTLGLIATSSVGEGQTREVGLDQMIGKGFTIARAIQSKPWPTTNADLEYAAVWGIRGEIPEAVPRIVDSVEAKRISTVLEPMGRVDDYRVRLAVNRGIAFKGCEPYGGGFIVSPEQALEWIDADAINSRVLKPFLGGDDLNSRPDGKPSRWAIDFYGLSEEEAQSYTLPYSHVLEHVKPDRAKKAKAVREAPWWLFHRPRPALRAAITSLTEMLAITRHSKTALPMRIPTSWMPSDATIAFATDSFRDQAVLSSSLHQVWAIKFGSGMRNDPRYTPSSVFETFPFPEGNERLAEAGRVLEHERREIMTRRNLGLTDLYSLVNDRSTSDSADSDVARMREIHIELDRSVVDAYGWDDVPLDHGFHTYRQMERWMVSPVARVEILDRLLEENHRRAASQGSVALPDGDSDGDEEEGDE
- the drmD gene encoding DISARM system SNF2-like helicase DrmD, producing the protein MTASVKESAQVATATEHPQGSASTTPSAAAVPPLPEPGQVVKVRGSTWAVSAIRKQGLPRSPADEGVPGLTHVVSLQSLDEDRLGQELTVVWELEIGHTVAPNQGLPETVRAEAFDDPNTLAAFVDAVRWGAVTSADADSYQAPFRSGANVEAYQLEPLRRALQSSRTNLLLADDVGLGKTIEAGLVVQELLLRHRARSVIIVCPPSLSLKWQDEMREKFGLDFVIVNSELMAKVRRSHGLNANPFRLFPRVIVSMAWLPSLRAQRLLRDVLADVRSSGTARRYAFDALVVDEAHHVAPASPTTAPGQRGYAVDSHRTTATKKLAEACEHRLFLSATPHNGYSESFTALLEMIDGRRFTRGASIDEKALREVMVRWLKSDLPEKGFKARKLGTLPFTPSEEEQRQFERLERLLTESTRANGKGSGGDIVAMLLKKRFLSSPWSFARTLELYEGADGGDRQLQMDDEDEYYTEVLGSGQSDEEEGSAEHPEFTALRHSKASDPLVAATRSEIASLIEWGRGYEHKPDSRLEKLLSFLSAVCRPDGRHWTNERVVVFTEYAATLDWIAGILRQRGYNDVLEVIQGSTPTEEREKIRARFTESPDKHPVRVLLATDSAGEGIDLQTHCHRLVNFDIPFNPSRLEQRIGRIDRYGQTQNPEIFHFVPVSSSTTYEADMKFMGIIATKVGQATEDLGKVNQVIDAEVQEHFSPTRTTRKPRLTAPDDGNEVITRVLAGGIELNRKLTQLSATYGESKAAMHLTPANARRVVDTALALTSQPPLIEIGDDHTEAQVFEIPNLGRTWQWALRGLDTRLEPGVLRPITFDDQAAQQRTDLVHIHLGHALMQRATRTLRSALFSTDSPVHRVTAVITPDLPQSCVAAVSRLVLVGRGGLRLHEEVFLTGVRLRGQALAESKVEQVLDETLDSEKLLLADEEVRAHLAEQWNDDGARLRSRLLTAMERKSASRQEKVTEALTQRRDSDIARAREIFGAFRINLRESRDRLEQAIRAEEELLFTDDQQKQRRRDLHHMNERLESLGDEEEREIASIRERYSDIRPYVSAAAVVFALTPEDAKNGMVKA
- a CDS encoding ImmA/IrrE family metallo-endopeptidase, giving the protein MSSISDRVRSLIEQSGLSLYDFADQADLDAEQFRECLSGTSPFSTVDLAVIADEFHVSMDWLLTGAEPPLAVAARTTTGKAAEALAAARDYVARRTDLDKLGYTQPWRPVSPAAPAGSTYAAQGEALAKSARRAVELQGRLAVPGGLPELIEAVFGADVAVEPLGDGFDGLAATGQGAKLILLTTTSNPARQRFTLAHELGHLLADDDQDVHLDRDIFERAQKMDPSEQRANAFASVFLLPEQTLREAVGAVKLTRESFAALCCDFMVSPATLAYRLLTLRVIDTGACDYYKRMTVREAAVVADRVEELDRQVAASQEKRLPGLLVRDTRAAYEAGKATLRPYASLLGVDVDELRDQLASGQDNGGTA
- a CDS encoding Wadjet anti-phage system protein JetD domain-containing protein, translated to MPLSPAAAQLSAALQARTDRVTVGRATLIEAFRDALPGAASGENARSTLATLLYEIAEHGIIALPTSPTKWDAGRPALPEQLRLPTAPPAKSATPRQHASWRPELNWAYDARLTVSQTEDLLACNRWFRDTHDQPARRAPLPLRERSHEIFRHEKRLDTLITGALFAPGRLTLEQLSTYREPPPLAHRRLGDGDTMLVVENSDTYATLHNLLKAAPGPIGYIAFGSGRAFEASVENIAELPGIHRIVYYGDLDAEGIAIPARASINGVQHGLPPIEPATGLYRLLLAREPNAGDIIANDRAHSLTAWLPEELRQAAHALLAKGQRIAQEATNRNELSVDPDWRW